In Anomaloglossus baeobatrachus isolate aAnoBae1 chromosome 3, aAnoBae1.hap1, whole genome shotgun sequence, one genomic interval encodes:
- the FNDC4 gene encoding fibronectin type III domain-containing protein 4, whose protein sequence is MTCVSLLSRRSQGFVWGHNLPEMAHIPMYLSPAVLVLFSCDLCLVKANRPPSPVNVTVTQLKANSATVSWDVPEGDIIIGYAISQQRQEGQMHRFIREVNTTNRACVLWDLEEDTDYIIQVQSIGLYSESQASKRIHFRTLKETDRLPSNSSNQGDITVQGVDKERQLETGEIIIIVAVLLMWAAVIALFCRQYDIIKDNDSNNNKEKAKPSSEQSTPERQTGGLLRKKKAPSVNIIEV, encoded by the exons ATGACTTGTGTCTCACTTCTGAGCCGGAGATCTCAAGGCTTCGTGTGGGGCCACAACCTGCCAGAGATGGCCCATATCCCCATGTACCTGAGCCCGGCTGTGCTCGTCCTCTTCAGTTGTGACCTCTGCCTAGTGAAAGCCA ATCGCCCCCCCTCTCCTGTCAATGTCACAGTAACACAGCTGAAGGCAAACTCCGCCACCGTCTCCTGGGACGTCCCAGAGGGTGACATTATCATCGGATACGCCATCTCTCAGCAG AGGCAGGAAGGTCAGATGCACAGGTTCATACGTGAGGTGAACACCACTAACCGGGCCTGTGTGCTGTGGGACCTGGAGGAGGACACAGACTACATCATCCAGGTCCAGTCCATTGGCCTCTACAGCGAGAGCCAGGCAAGTAAGAGGATACACTTCCGCACCTTAAAGGAGACTGACCGCCTGCCATCCAATAGCTCCAACCAAG GAGACATCACTGTGCAAGGAGTGGACAAGGAGCGGCAGCTGGAGACCGGAGAGATTATCATCATTGTGGCGGTGCTGCTGATGTGGGCAG CGGTGATCGCCCTCTTCTGCCGCCAGTATGACATCATCAAAGACAATGACTCCAACAACAACAAGGAAAAGGCCAAACCATCCTCAGAACAGAGCACCCCAGAACGGCAGACAGGGGGGTTACTGCGGAAG AAGAAGGCCCCGTCTGTCAATATCATTGAGGTATAG